The window GGAACGCAGACATGAATCAGCGAGTCGATCTCCCTCTGCTCGGCATCGATCGAGATGACGAGAACAGCAATACCAGCGGCAACGACAACTTCATGGCCGTGCTCGACGCCCGGCTGAGCCGGCGCTCCGTGCTGCGCGGCGGCGTGGGGACCGCGGCGGCCGTGGTGCTGGGCGGGTTGAGCGTCAGTGCCTGCGGTGGCGGGGACGACGACGCGCCGCCCGCGAACCCGCCGGTCGACAAGCTGGGCTTCACCGCCGTGGCCAAGAGCACCGCCGACGCCGTGAGCGTGCCGGCCGGCTACACCGCCGCCGTGATCTACGCACTCGGCGATCCGCTGACGGCGGGCACGCCAGCCTATGCCAACGACGGCAGCGACACCGATTTCGACCAGCGCGCCGGCGACCACCACGACGGCATGGAGTACTTCGGGCTCAACGCTGCCGGCACCGCGCGCGACGCGAACGGGTCCGAGCGCGGCCTGCTGGCGATGAACCACGAGGCACTGAGCGACAACTACCTGCATGTGAACGGCAGCTCGGCGCGTCCGCGTCCGGCATCGGAATCCGACAAGGAGATCCCGGCCCACGGCGTGTCGGTGGTCGAGGTCCGCAAGACCGGTGGCAGCTGGGCCTACGTCCAGGACTCGGCCTACAACCGCCGCGTCACGCCGCTCACGCCGGTGGAGCTGTCGGGCGCGGTGCGCGGCAACGCGCTCGCGAAGACGCTGTACTCGACCGCCGGCACCGGCGCGCGCGGCACCATCAACAACTGCGGTACCGGCTACACCCCCTGGGGCACGCTGCTGACCGGCGAAGAGAACTTCGAGGGCTACTTCACCCGCTCGGCCGGCGACGACGCGGCCCGAGGCGACAAGAGTGTCACGGCGCTCAACCGCTACAAGCGCAAGCAGGGCGCGGCCAGCCGTCACGGCTGGGAAACCAGCGGTGCGGACGACAAGTACCAGCGCTGGGACATCAGCAAGATCGGCGCCTCGGCCGACGGCAGCGACGACTACCGCAACGAGCTCAACACCTTCGGCTACATCGTCGAGATCGATCCGTACGACAAGGCGGCGACCATCAAGAAGCGCACCACCCTGGGCCGCTTCGCGCACGAGAGCGCGGCCTTCGGCAAGGCGGTCGCCGGCAAGCCGCTGGCCGTCTACATGGGCGACGACTCGCGTGGCGAGTACATCTACAAGTTCGTGTCGGCCACGAACTGGGATGCCGCCGACGCAGAGCCCTCGAACCGCATCGCCGCCGGCGACAAGTACCTCGACAGCGGCAAGCTCTATGTGGCGAAGTTCAACGACGACGGCAGCGGCGACTGGATCGAGCTGAGCTTCGACAATCTCGACGTGAAGAACTACGCCGGCTACGCTTTCGCCGACGCAGGCGACGTGGCGATCCACTCGCGCCTGGCCGGCGACGCGGTCGGCGCGACCGCGATGGACCGCCCCGAGTGGTGCGCGGTGCACCCGACGACCGGCGAGATCTACTACACGCTCACCAACAACAGCGTGCGCAAGCTCGAACCGGCGGCACCGGCGGTCGGGGCGTCGCCCGACTCGATCCAGCGCGCGCTCGACGCGGCCAACCCGCGCAGCTACAAGGACTCCTACGGCGGCGCGCCGGAAGGCTCGGCCGGCAACATCAACGGCCACATCATCCGCATGAAGGAAGACGGCGGCGAGCCCGCGGCGACCGGCTTCACCTGGGATGTCTACCTGTTCGGTGCGCAGTCCGACGCCGACACGTCCAAGATCAACCTGTCCTCGCTCACCGCGGACCAGGACTTCTCCAGCCCCGACGGCCTGTGGTTCAGCCGCTCGACCGGGCTGTGCTGGATCCAGACCGACGACGGCGCCTACACCGACGTGAGCAACTGCATGATGCTGCTCGGCGTGCCGGGCACGGTAGGCGACGGCGTGAAGACCACGCTCAGCTACACCCTGGCCGACACGTCCACG is drawn from Methylibium petroleiphilum PM1 and contains these coding sequences:
- a CDS encoding PhoX family protein, which encodes MNQRVDLPLLGIDRDDENSNTSGNDNFMAVLDARLSRRSVLRGGVGTAAAVVLGGLSVSACGGGDDDAPPANPPVDKLGFTAVAKSTADAVSVPAGYTAAVIYALGDPLTAGTPAYANDGSDTDFDQRAGDHHDGMEYFGLNAAGTARDANGSERGLLAMNHEALSDNYLHVNGSSARPRPASESDKEIPAHGVSVVEVRKTGGSWAYVQDSAYNRRVTPLTPVELSGAVRGNALAKTLYSTAGTGARGTINNCGTGYTPWGTLLTGEENFEGYFTRSAGDDAARGDKSVTALNRYKRKQGAASRHGWETSGADDKYQRWDISKIGASADGSDDYRNELNTFGYIVEIDPYDKAATIKKRTTLGRFAHESAAFGKAVAGKPLAVYMGDDSRGEYIYKFVSATNWDAADAEPSNRIAAGDKYLDSGKLYVAKFNDDGSGDWIELSFDNLDVKNYAGYAFADAGDVAIHSRLAGDAVGATAMDRPEWCAVHPTTGEIYYTLTNNSVRKLEPAAPAVGASPDSIQRALDAANPRSYKDSYGGAPEGSAGNINGHIIRMKEDGGEPAATGFTWDVYLFGAQSDADTSKINLSSLTADQDFSSPDGLWFSRSTGLCWIQTDDGAYTDVSNCMMLLGVPGTVGDGVKTTLSYTLADTSTLSIDTYVGKKPTADTLKRFLVGPKDCELTGCTETPDGKTVFANIQHPGETISAATIGNPAGYVSHWPGNAGYQATVGNTTSRPRSATLAITKDDGGRVGA